In a single window of the Streptomyces cinnabarinus genome:
- the sucD gene encoding succinate--CoA ligase subunit alpha, which yields MAIYLTKESKVLVQGMTGGEGMKHTRRMLAAGTNVVGGVNPRKAGRTVDFDDRAVPVFGSVAEGIAETGADVSVLFVPPAFAKAAVTEAADAGIGLAVVITEGIPVHDSVAFTTYAQDKGTRVIGPNCPGLITPGQSNAGIIPADITKPGRIGLVSKSGTLTYQLMYELRDIGFSTCVGIGGDPVIGTTHIDCLAAFQDDPDTELIVLIGEIGGDAEERAAAYIRDHVTKPVVGYIAGFTAPEGKTMGHAGAIVSGSSGTAAAKQEALEAAGVRVGSTPTETAKLVLARLEEQP from the coding sequence ATGGCGATCTACCTGACCAAGGAGAGCAAGGTCCTCGTCCAGGGCATGACCGGCGGCGAGGGCATGAAGCACACCCGGCGCATGCTCGCCGCGGGCACCAACGTCGTCGGCGGCGTCAACCCCCGCAAGGCGGGCCGCACCGTCGACTTCGACGACCGCGCCGTCCCGGTCTTCGGCTCGGTCGCCGAGGGCATCGCGGAGACCGGCGCGGACGTCAGCGTCCTCTTCGTACCGCCCGCCTTCGCCAAGGCGGCCGTCACCGAGGCCGCCGACGCCGGGATCGGCCTCGCGGTCGTCATCACCGAGGGCATCCCCGTGCACGACTCCGTCGCCTTCACCACCTACGCGCAGGACAAGGGCACCCGTGTCATCGGCCCCAACTGCCCCGGCCTGATCACCCCGGGCCAGTCCAACGCGGGCATCATCCCGGCCGACATCACCAAGCCCGGCCGCATCGGCCTGGTCTCCAAGTCGGGCACGCTCACCTATCAACTCATGTACGAACTGCGCGACATCGGCTTCTCCACCTGTGTCGGCATCGGCGGCGACCCGGTCATCGGGACCACCCACATCGACTGCCTCGCCGCCTTCCAGGACGACCCCGACACCGAACTCATCGTCCTCATCGGGGAGATCGGCGGCGACGCCGAGGAACGCGCGGCCGCGTACATCCGCGACCACGTCACCAAGCCCGTCGTCGGCTACATCGCCGGATTCACCGCTCCCGAGGGCAAGACCATGGGCCACGCGGGCGCCATCGTCTCCGGCTCCTCCGGTACGGCGGCGGCGAAGCAGGAAGCCCTGGAAGCGGCCGGGGTACGGGTGGGGAGCACCCCGACCGAGACCGCGAAGCTCGTCCTCGCCCGGCT